A single genomic interval of Zobellia nedashkovskayae harbors:
- a CDS encoding DNA polymerase III subunit alpha: protein MYLNCHTYYSLRYGTFSETELLHLAQANHVTQVVLTDINNTSAALNFVRKAPEYNVRPILGLDFRNGVNQCFVGIAKNNEGYLELNNFLSRYLHEKKEIPVAAPKFEHAYVVYPFEKVVENNMSIFTENEFIGISISDLRRLPFSKILNLKDKLVVQQPVTFRNKGDFNAHRLLRAIDNNCLLSKLDKTEEGNEEEKMFPIQNLATVFSEYPFILENTERLMNACSISFDFSVDRSPQNQKTYLDSKEEDEVLLEKLCKEGLPYRYETVDQDILDRVSKELTLIKSMGFVSYFLLNWDIVSHARKQGFFYVGRGSGANSIVAYLLRITDVDPMELDLYFERFINLYRANPPDFDIDFSHRDRPEMTKYIFERFKNVALLGTYVTFKERGVIRELGKVFGLPKSEIDLLCEGRLDLSRIDEVSRLVLKYGRLIKDMPNYLSIHAGGILISEKPLHYFSATHMPPKGFPTVQFDMVIAEDVGLFKFDILGQRGLAKIREALDIIAYNQPEKKDTFDIHNIKKIKTDESVNTLVKTAQCMGCFYVESPAMRMLLKKLEVDNYLGLVAASSIIRPGVAKSGMMREYILRHRNPGRTEEKAHPVLLSIMPETYGVMVYQEDVIKVAHHFADLDLGEADVLRRGMSGKFRSREEFQKVKDKFIDNCRRKGESDDVIFEIWEQIASFAGYAFAKGHSASYAVESYQTLFLRAYFPLEYMVAVLNNGGGFYRPEFYVHEVRMLGGTVHPPCVNRSHYANAIYGTDVFIGFGFLRELESRVVERILKERAGNGSFLSLEDFLDRVLISVEQVDVLIRINAFRFTAINKHELLWKAYFFLSKGKKVDHPKLFPPKHQDFKIPELYTTHLEMAFTQLELLGFCLCSPFELLIEPPKNSRGSKDLEKYLGHHIDIYGYLVTVKNTSTHNGKRMYFATLVDQHGQVFDTVLFPPVAAKYNFRGKGIYRFYGKVVSEFGFLSIEVIKMQKQDYVQDPRYADMKTSTKVFENKKAEAKANRIL from the coding sequence TTGTATTTAAACTGCCATACATATTACAGTCTGCGCTACGGTACTTTTTCAGAGACCGAACTCTTGCATTTGGCACAGGCCAATCATGTAACACAGGTGGTTTTGACAGATATTAATAATACTTCTGCTGCGCTTAATTTTGTCAGAAAGGCTCCGGAATATAATGTCAGGCCTATATTAGGTCTCGATTTTAGAAATGGGGTAAATCAGTGCTTTGTAGGTATTGCAAAAAATAATGAAGGGTATCTGGAGCTCAATAATTTCCTGTCTAGGTACTTACATGAAAAAAAGGAAATACCCGTGGCAGCTCCCAAGTTTGAACATGCCTATGTTGTATATCCTTTTGAAAAGGTAGTTGAGAACAACATGTCCATTTTTACCGAAAATGAATTTATTGGAATATCTATTTCTGATTTAAGGCGATTACCCTTTTCAAAAATCTTGAATTTAAAGGATAAGCTGGTAGTTCAACAACCGGTTACGTTTCGTAATAAAGGTGATTTTAATGCGCATAGGTTATTACGGGCTATTGATAATAATTGCTTGTTGAGCAAACTAGATAAGACCGAAGAGGGCAACGAGGAAGAAAAAATGTTCCCGATTCAAAACCTAGCTACGGTCTTTTCTGAATATCCTTTTATTCTTGAGAACACAGAACGCTTAATGAACGCCTGTTCCATTTCTTTTGATTTTTCAGTTGATAGGTCTCCTCAAAATCAAAAAACCTATTTAGATAGTAAAGAAGAAGATGAGGTGCTTTTGGAAAAGCTTTGCAAAGAAGGTTTGCCTTATAGATATGAAACGGTTGATCAGGATATATTGGATCGTGTGAGCAAAGAGTTAACGCTTATTAAAAGCATGGGATTTGTGTCCTACTTTTTGCTGAATTGGGATATTGTTTCTCATGCACGTAAACAAGGCTTTTTCTATGTAGGCCGTGGTAGTGGTGCTAATAGTATTGTAGCATATCTGCTTCGTATAACGGATGTGGACCCTATGGAGCTCGATTTGTATTTTGAGCGGTTCATTAATTTATATCGTGCTAATCCGCCAGATTTTGATATCGATTTCTCCCATCGGGATCGGCCAGAAATGACCAAATATATTTTTGAGCGATTTAAAAATGTGGCCTTATTGGGTACCTATGTGACTTTTAAAGAAAGAGGTGTTATTAGGGAATTGGGTAAAGTATTTGGTCTTCCAAAAAGTGAAATAGATTTGCTTTGTGAGGGCAGATTGGACCTTTCTAGGATAGATGAGGTTTCGCGTTTGGTACTAAAGTATGGTCGCCTCATTAAAGATATGCCCAACTACCTGAGTATACATGCCGGAGGTATTTTAATTAGTGAAAAACCATTGCATTATTTCTCTGCTACGCATATGCCTCCCAAAGGGTTTCCGACCGTACAGTTTGATATGGTGATAGCGGAAGACGTAGGATTGTTCAAATTTGATATTCTTGGGCAGCGCGGACTCGCCAAAATACGGGAGGCGCTAGATATTATAGCGTATAATCAACCTGAAAAAAAGGACACGTTTGATATTCATAATATCAAAAAAATAAAGACTGACGAGTCGGTTAATACCTTGGTAAAGACCGCGCAATGTATGGGGTGTTTTTATGTGGAATCTCCTGCCATGCGTATGCTTTTAAAGAAATTAGAGGTCGATAATTATTTGGGTTTGGTCGCTGCCAGTTCTATTATTAGACCTGGGGTAGCCAAAAGCGGAATGATGCGCGAGTATATTTTAAGACATCGGAATCCGGGTAGGACGGAAGAAAAAGCACATCCTGTTTTGCTAAGCATTATGCCGGAGACTTATGGTGTTATGGTCTACCAAGAAGACGTTATAAAGGTGGCTCATCATTTTGCCGATTTGGATTTGGGCGAAGCCGATGTATTACGTCGCGGAATGAGCGGAAAATTTAGGTCACGAGAAGAGTTTCAGAAAGTAAAAGATAAGTTTATAGACAACTGCAGACGAAAAGGCGAAAGTGATGACGTTATTTTTGAAATATGGGAACAGATTGCAAGTTTTGCCGGGTATGCTTTTGCCAAAGGACATTCTGCTTCGTACGCTGTAGAAAGTTATCAGACGCTGTTTTTACGGGCATATTTCCCATTGGAATATATGGTGGCTGTACTTAACAATGGTGGCGGATTTTATCGTCCTGAATTTTATGTACACGAGGTACGTATGTTGGGTGGCACCGTACATCCGCCGTGTGTTAATAGGAGCCATTATGCAAATGCTATCTATGGAACCGATGTTTTTATAGGTTTTGGGTTTTTACGGGAATTAGAAAGTAGAGTAGTGGAACGCATTTTAAAAGAGCGCGCTGGCAACGGTTCTTTTTTGTCTTTGGAAGATTTTTTAGACCGTGTCCTTATTTCGGTAGAACAGGTAGATGTGCTTATTCGTATAAATGCATTTCGATTTACGGCAATCAACAAACATGAGTTGCTATGGAAAGCTTATTTTTTTCTCAGTAAGGGAAAGAAAGTAGACCATCCCAAACTCTTCCCGCCCAAACATCAAGATTTTAAGATTCCAGAGTTGTATACCACTCATTTGGAAATGGCCTTTACGCAATTGGAGCTGTTGGGTTTTTGTTTGTGCAGCCCATTTGAATTATTGATAGAGCCACCTAAAAATAGCAGAGGCAGTAAAGACCTTGAAAAGTATCTTGGTCATCATATAGATATTTATGGGTACTTGGTAACGGTTAAAAATACCAGTACGCATAATGGGAAACGTATGTATTTTGCCACTTTGGTAGATCAACACGGACAGGTTTTTGATACCGTTCTTTTTCCGCCGGTAGCCGCTAAATATAACTTTAGAGGTAAAGGTATTTATCGGTTTTACGGTAAGGTGGTGAGCGAATTTGGTTTTTTAAGTATTGAAGTTATAAAAATGCAAAAGCAAGATTATGTGCAAGACCCAAGATATGCAGATATGAAAACCAGCACAAAAGTGTTTGAGAACAAGAAAGCAGAAGCTAAAGCAAACCGAATTTTATAA
- a CDS encoding OsmC family protein produces MEYSIASRSSSKANALIDIKQSEISFGITPETEDSLPNPAELFLGSFSSCILKNVERFSILMNFEYTTAEILVRATRLEKPPRMDNINYVLKVYSQDESLNIDLLKKNIEKFGTIYNTVKLSCSIKGEVQKVSE; encoded by the coding sequence ATGGAATATTCGATAGCATCACGTTCATCTTCAAAAGCTAATGCTTTAATAGACATTAAGCAATCTGAAATTAGTTTTGGAATTACCCCAGAAACAGAGGATAGTTTACCAAACCCAGCCGAATTATTTTTAGGGTCATTCTCTTCTTGTATTCTTAAAAACGTGGAGCGTTTTTCTATTTTGATGAATTTTGAGTATACCACTGCTGAGATTTTGGTAAGAGCCACGCGTTTAGAGAAACCTCCAAGAATGGATAATATCAATTACGTTCTGAAAGTATACAGTCAAGACGAAAGCCTAAATATTGACTTATTAAAAAAGAACATTGAAAAGTTTGGAACCATATATAATACGGTTAAACTATCTTGCTCTATAAAGGGTGAAGTTCAAAAAGTATCAGAATAA
- a CDS encoding SDR family oxidoreductase, with protein sequence MKLESKVIIVTGASRGIGKEIAILLAKNGAKVIVNHSNSEDEAKDTVKTIHSNGGNAIAVKADVSNEIQVTQLFDKAIETYGKVDVLINNAGVMISKKLKDNTQEDFSKQFDINVKGVFNTLKEADAKLADNGIIINISSSTVKLMFPTYALYSASKAAVEQMTRVFSKEIGRGISVNALAPGATETDLFMKGKSQETIDKLSSMNAFNRLAKPIDIARVALFLASDDSKWISGQVIGANGALV encoded by the coding sequence ATGAAACTAGAAAGCAAAGTAATCATCGTAACGGGAGCCTCAAGAGGCATAGGAAAAGAAATTGCAATTTTGTTGGCCAAAAATGGAGCTAAAGTAATTGTCAACCACTCGAACAGTGAAGATGAAGCCAAAGACACCGTAAAAACTATACATAGCAACGGTGGCAATGCCATTGCAGTAAAAGCTGATGTGAGTAACGAAATTCAAGTAACCCAATTGTTTGACAAAGCCATTGAAACTTATGGTAAGGTTGATGTGTTGATCAATAATGCGGGCGTTATGATTTCAAAAAAATTAAAAGACAATACGCAAGAAGATTTTAGCAAACAATTCGATATTAACGTAAAAGGCGTTTTTAATACCCTAAAAGAAGCAGATGCCAAGCTGGCCGATAATGGTATTATCATTAATATATCATCAAGTACCGTTAAACTCATGTTTCCTACCTACGCACTTTACTCGGCTTCCAAAGCAGCGGTAGAGCAAATGACTCGTGTTTTCTCAAAAGAAATAGGTAGAGGTATTTCTGTAAATGCTCTTGCACCAGGCGCTACTGAAACAGATTTGTTCATGAAAGGAAAATCGCAAGAAACCATTGACAAACTAAGTTCTATGAACGCCTTCAACCGATTGGCAAAACCTATAGATATTGCACGAGTTGCGTTATTTCTAGCGAGTGATGATTCTAAATGGATTTCAGGCCAAGTTATAGGTGCAAATGGAGCATTGGTATAA
- a CDS encoding metallophosphoesterase, with product MSSNTRLSKAYQTAKTVPFDDESKFILFSDCHRGDNSFADDFANNRNIYFHALNFYYKNGFDYCEIGDGDELWENRFFESIFQAHKNVYELLRKYHLGRRLHMIWGNHDMVYKDPDYVKKNLSSYFEPIDGESKELFEGITYHEGIILQHKNTEQKIFLTHGHQADWWNYTFWRWSRFLVRALWKPLQVWGIADPTSPAKNYKELIKIERRIKKWILKNNLLITIVGHTHRPRFPEPGDIPFFNDGSCVHPRSITGIEIEKGSISLIKWQISTTDDGTLRVVRVLLEGPQKLTDYQKTKS from the coding sequence ATGTCGTCCAATACAAGGTTATCCAAAGCGTACCAAACTGCCAAAACGGTACCTTTTGACGATGAATCGAAATTTATCCTCTTTAGTGACTGCCACAGGGGTGACAATAGTTTTGCCGATGACTTCGCAAACAACCGAAATATCTACTTTCATGCCCTAAATTTCTATTATAAAAATGGGTTTGATTATTGCGAAATAGGCGATGGCGACGAGCTTTGGGAAAACCGATTTTTTGAATCTATTTTTCAGGCCCACAAGAATGTTTATGAGCTTTTGCGAAAATATCATTTAGGTCGCAGACTTCATATGATATGGGGAAACCATGACATGGTCTATAAAGACCCAGATTATGTAAAAAAGAATCTAAGCAGCTATTTTGAACCTATAGACGGGGAATCTAAAGAACTTTTTGAAGGCATTACCTATCATGAGGGTATTATACTGCAGCATAAAAATACCGAACAAAAAATTTTCCTGACCCACGGCCATCAGGCAGATTGGTGGAACTATACCTTTTGGCGCTGGAGCCGCTTTTTAGTGCGTGCACTATGGAAACCACTACAGGTGTGGGGCATTGCAGATCCTACTAGTCCGGCTAAGAACTATAAGGAACTTATAAAAATAGAACGCCGTATTAAAAAGTGGATACTAAAAAACAACCTTTTAATCACCATAGTTGGTCATACCCACCGGCCACGCTTTCCCGAGCCCGGAGACATTCCCTTTTTTAATGATGGTAGCTGTGTTCATCCACGAAGCATAACCGGTATTGAAATTGAGAAAGGAAGTATTTCACTTATAAAATGGCAAATATCTACCACAGATGATGGCACACTTCGTGTAGTACGTGTTTTACTGGAAGGTCCTCAAAAGTTGACGGACTACCAAAAAACAAAAAGTTAG
- a CDS encoding GNAT family N-acetyltransferase produces the protein MVELKNYQTDITEQFTEFRNNPIIFDNGYDKVLNPFTLKDAEEFIAIQLKKSPAERKLIYWKGVFVGEIGIDIKKDVFRLSAEMGYFIGEPFWGNGIATKAIALMTDYAFSTFDIVRIEAGVFEFNKPSMRVLEKNDFTLESIKRNAAFKNNKIIDDYLWVKLKKGVK, from the coding sequence ATGGTAGAATTAAAAAACTATCAAACGGATATTACCGAACAGTTTACTGAATTCAGAAACAACCCCATTATTTTTGATAATGGTTATGATAAAGTTCTTAATCCGTTTACTTTAAAGGATGCCGAAGAGTTTATAGCTATTCAACTTAAAAAGAGTCCTGCGGAAAGAAAATTAATCTATTGGAAAGGTGTTTTTGTTGGCGAAATAGGAATAGATATTAAAAAAGATGTTTTTAGATTAAGTGCCGAAATGGGATATTTTATAGGTGAGCCTTTCTGGGGTAATGGAATTGCCACCAAGGCCATAGCATTAATGACCGATTATGCTTTCAGTACTTTTGATATCGTAAGAATAGAAGCTGGCGTTTTTGAATTCAACAAACCCTCTATGCGTGTTCTGGAAAAGAATGATTTTACTTTAGAAAGCATTAAAAGAAATGCAGCATTCAAAAACAATAAAATAATAGATGATTACCTTTGGGTTAAGTTGAAGAAAGGGGTTAAATAA
- a CDS encoding DUF1684 domain-containing protein, giving the protein MKTTIALVLLLTNTMLFAQNKSHTEEIKAFQEELNTEFKNPEKSPLSRREQKKFTGHDFYPINETFRVEAKFTRILDPLPFQMKTTTNRTPTYEKYGEVVFEIEGKQRKLTIYQSHRLRQTEEFKDYLFLPFTDQTNGEETYGGGRYIDLRIPESDQITIDFNKAYNPYCAYNNYSSCPIPPKENDLDVKIEAGVKAVKK; this is encoded by the coding sequence ATGAAAACAACAATTGCCTTGGTTCTGCTACTTACAAACACCATGTTGTTTGCACAAAACAAGTCCCATACAGAAGAAATCAAAGCATTTCAAGAGGAATTAAATACAGAATTCAAAAACCCTGAAAAGTCGCCTTTAAGCAGAAGGGAACAGAAGAAATTTACGGGCCATGACTTTTATCCCATAAATGAAACATTCCGCGTGGAGGCAAAATTCACAAGGATTCTAGACCCATTGCCGTTTCAAATGAAAACAACAACTAATAGAACTCCTACCTATGAAAAATATGGGGAAGTTGTTTTTGAGATAGAAGGCAAACAACGCAAATTAACCATCTACCAAAGCCATCGTCTACGGCAAACTGAAGAATTTAAGGATTATTTATTCCTTCCGTTTACAGATCAGACCAACGGAGAGGAAACTTATGGTGGCGGAAGATATATTGATCTAAGAATTCCGGAGTCAGACCAAATTACTATCGACTTCAATAAGGCTTACAACCCCTACTGCGCTTACAACAATTATAGCTCCTGCCCTATTCCGCCAAAGGAAAATGACCTTGATGTAAAAATTGAAGCCGGAGTGAAAGCAGTGAAAAAATAG
- a CDS encoding haloacid dehalogenase type II: MKNNRRDFIRKTTVLGLAGATIPQFGNAANKSAEPFITGSEIRPKVLFFDVNETLLDLTAMKESVGAVLGNRSDLLPLWFTTMLQYSLVTTVGRQYNDFGIIGAAALQIVAANNGITLTEDKAREAILGPIRSLPAHPDVKPALQQLKDAGYKLVSFTNSSNKGVETQFTNAGLLDYFDERLSIEDMGKFKPDADAYDWAARKMGIRPNECMLVAAHGWDIAGALWANWRGAFVSRPGAQLYPLAPNPEIIEPNLTPIAQKLIALK, from the coding sequence ATGAAGAACAACAGAAGAGATTTTATTAGAAAAACAACTGTACTTGGTTTAGCTGGCGCAACAATACCCCAGTTCGGTAATGCAGCAAATAAGTCTGCAGAGCCATTTATTACAGGCAGTGAAATTAGACCTAAGGTGCTATTTTTTGACGTAAACGAAACCCTACTTGACCTAACAGCCATGAAAGAGAGTGTTGGAGCTGTATTAGGAAACCGCAGTGATCTTTTACCTTTATGGTTTACTACTATGCTTCAATACTCTTTAGTTACTACCGTAGGAAGACAATACAATGACTTTGGAATTATTGGTGCAGCGGCCTTACAAATAGTAGCAGCCAACAACGGCATTACATTAACTGAAGACAAAGCAAGAGAAGCGATTTTAGGTCCTATTCGTTCCTTACCTGCCCATCCAGATGTAAAACCTGCGCTTCAACAATTAAAAGATGCCGGGTATAAATTGGTGTCCTTTACCAATTCTTCAAACAAAGGTGTTGAGACTCAATTTACCAATGCCGGTTTGCTTGATTATTTTGATGAACGCTTGAGCATTGAAGATATGGGTAAATTTAAACCAGATGCAGATGCCTATGATTGGGCCGCAAGAAAAATGGGAATACGGCCCAACGAATGTATGTTGGTTGCTGCCCATGGTTGGGATATTGCAGGTGCTCTTTGGGCTAACTGGAGAGGCGCATTTGTCAGTAGACCTGGCGCACAATTATATCCGTTGGCTCCCAATCCTGAAATTATTGAGCCAAACTTAACTCCCATAGCTCAAAAGTTGATTGCCCTAAAATAA
- a CDS encoding DNA polymerase Y family protein: MEKTILHLDLDTFYVSVERLINRDLVNKPLLVGGLSDRGVVAACSYETRGYGVHSGMPMKMAKELCPEAIAIRGNAGTYSKHSDVVTEIIQEQVPLFEKSSIDEFYADLTGMDRFFGSYKYASELRQRIIRETGLPISFGLSANKVVSKVATGEAKPSNQLKIDYGFEKPFLAPLSIKKIPMVGDKTYQTLRNLGLRKIHTVQEMPIEVMRNVLGKNGAVIWKRANGLDNTPVIPFCERKSISTERTFDKDTIDVTMLRGILIAMTENLAYQLRRGEKLTACIAVKIRYSDFNTYSKQLRIPYTSGDHILIPKILDLFKTLYNRRLLVRLIGIRFSHLVGGNYQINLFDDTEEALNLYDAMDRIRNRYGDKSVIRASAMGARSIGRMQNPFDGRPPVVLAHRKQ, translated from the coding sequence ATGGAAAAAACCATTTTACATCTAGATTTGGATACATTTTATGTATCCGTAGAGCGGCTCATCAATAGAGATTTGGTGAACAAGCCTCTACTTGTTGGCGGACTTAGCGATAGGGGCGTAGTGGCTGCCTGTAGCTATGAAACCCGAGGTTATGGTGTGCATTCCGGTATGCCCATGAAAATGGCAAAAGAACTTTGCCCGGAAGCTATTGCAATAAGAGGTAATGCGGGAACCTATAGTAAACACTCAGATGTTGTAACGGAAATCATACAAGAGCAGGTACCTCTTTTTGAAAAATCCAGTATAGATGAATTCTATGCGGATCTCACCGGAATGGACCGCTTTTTTGGCTCTTATAAATATGCTTCAGAGTTGCGGCAGCGCATTATTAGAGAAACGGGATTACCTATTTCCTTTGGGCTATCGGCAAATAAGGTGGTTTCTAAGGTGGCTACGGGCGAAGCAAAACCTAGTAATCAACTAAAAATAGATTACGGATTTGAGAAACCTTTCCTAGCACCCTTATCCATAAAGAAAATACCAATGGTGGGCGACAAAACGTATCAGACCCTTCGGAATTTGGGACTTCGTAAAATACATACTGTTCAAGAAATGCCCATAGAGGTCATGCGGAATGTACTAGGGAAAAACGGTGCGGTTATTTGGAAACGCGCCAACGGACTAGATAATACCCCGGTAATACCTTTCTGTGAACGGAAATCTATTTCTACAGAGCGCACGTTCGATAAGGATACTATAGATGTAACCATGCTACGGGGCATTCTCATTGCTATGACAGAAAATTTAGCCTACCAATTGCGGCGTGGTGAAAAGCTTACAGCTTGCATTGCGGTAAAGATTAGATACTCAGATTTCAATACCTATTCAAAACAGTTGCGCATACCCTATACCAGTGGAGACCATATTCTGATTCCCAAAATACTGGACCTGTTCAAAACACTATATAACCGCAGATTGTTGGTGCGTTTAATCGGTATTCGCTTTAGCCATTTGGTGGGGGGGAACTATCAGATTAATCTTTTTGATGATACGGAAGAGGCGCTAAACTTATATGATGCTATGGATAGAATTAGGAATAGATATGGCGATAAAAGTGTCATTAGGGCTTCGGCTATGGGAGCACGTAGTATTGGGCGAATGCAGAATCCGTTTGATGGTCGCCCTCCTGTTGTGTTGGCTCATAGGAAACAATAA
- a CDS encoding amidase, with product MIKTKVFCLLVVLTLGLYSCKEQKTTQTDNQAIELSELTVSDIHKAYEEGSFNSEQLVLAYTQRIKDFDGTINAITILNPQALQVAEALDKEYKETGILRPLHGIPIIVKDNINTAGLPTTAGSLALKDFIPEEDAFIIKKLVEAGAIIIAKSNMAEWAFSPMHTESSTAGTTRNPYNTDYVPAGSSGGTGASIASNFGTIGLGTDTGNSIRGPSSHNSLVGFRTTLGLVSRSAIVPLYLRNDVVGPMCRTVEDATKVLEIIAGYDSDDPLTKNSEGKIPTSYTQFLKKDALVGARIGVLRELSDNDPDPEIKTLFEQSLSELDSLGATVVDSVVVPGFASLKENQWCAPFREDVEGFLASYVKNDSIKTIEDIIKAGSTSEFAKERLLRNAEHTGRWEDSEIPCLDAYTDTRRVAFREAIENVMDSLELDAIVYPSWNNPPARIDHFQEEYLGDNNQIISPHTGQPAFTVPMGFTAKNLPAGLQFLGRMYDEPILIGLAYSYEQGTKHRKTPNLQKAPTNGKLD from the coding sequence ATGATAAAAACTAAAGTTTTCTGTTTACTGGTAGTATTAACATTAGGTCTCTATAGTTGTAAAGAACAAAAGACCACACAAACAGACAATCAAGCTATAGAGCTATCTGAATTAACCGTTTCAGATATTCACAAGGCATATGAAGAAGGTTCTTTTAATAGTGAACAATTGGTTCTGGCATATACACAAAGAATCAAAGATTTTGACGGCACCATAAATGCGATCACCATACTAAATCCGCAAGCGCTTCAGGTTGCTGAAGCCCTTGATAAGGAATATAAGGAGACTGGCATTTTACGCCCCTTACACGGAATTCCAATAATTGTAAAAGACAATATTAACACTGCTGGTCTTCCAACAACAGCTGGCTCATTGGCTTTAAAAGATTTCATACCTGAGGAAGATGCGTTTATAATTAAAAAGCTTGTTGAAGCCGGTGCCATAATTATTGCCAAATCTAACATGGCAGAATGGGCCTTTAGCCCCATGCATACAGAAAGTTCAACAGCCGGAACTACAAGAAATCCATATAATACAGATTACGTTCCCGCGGGATCAAGTGGTGGAACAGGTGCATCCATTGCTTCTAATTTTGGCACTATCGGCCTGGGTACAGATACCGGGAATTCTATTCGCGGACCTTCTTCTCATAATTCATTAGTAGGATTCCGAACTACATTGGGATTAGTCAGTAGAAGTGCCATTGTTCCGCTTTATTTAAGAAATGATGTGGTTGGCCCTATGTGCAGAACCGTTGAAGATGCCACCAAAGTATTAGAAATTATTGCTGGGTATGATTCAGATGACCCGCTTACCAAAAACTCAGAAGGCAAAATACCTACTAGTTACACTCAGTTCCTTAAAAAGGATGCACTTGTTGGCGCTAGAATTGGTGTCCTAAGAGAATTAAGTGACAATGACCCTGACCCCGAAATTAAAACGTTGTTTGAACAATCACTTTCAGAACTGGATTCTCTTGGCGCTACTGTTGTGGATTCTGTAGTTGTACCCGGTTTCGCTAGTTTGAAAGAAAACCAGTGGTGCGCTCCATTTCGGGAAGATGTTGAAGGCTTTTTGGCCAGCTACGTAAAAAATGATTCTATAAAAACCATTGAAGATATTATTAAAGCAGGAAGTACTTCTGAATTTGCAAAAGAAAGATTATTAAGAAATGCCGAGCATACCGGCAGATGGGAAGATTCAGAAATTCCTTGTTTAGATGCCTACACAGATACCCGTAGGGTTGCTTTTCGCGAAGCCATAGAAAATGTAATGGATTCTTTAGAACTAGACGCAATAGTGTATCCTTCTTGGAACAATCCTCCTGCAAGAATTGACCACTTCCAAGAAGAATATTTAGGAGATAATAATCAAATTATTAGTCCGCATACCGGTCAACCAGCCTTTACGGTTCCTATGGGTTTTACGGCCAAAAACTTACCAGCCGGACTTCAATTCTTGGGTAGAATGTATGATGAACCCATATTAATAGGCTTGGCATATTCTTACGAACAAGGAACAAAACACAGAAAAACACCTAACTTGCAAAAGGCCCCTACTAACGGAAAACTAGATTAA
- a CDS encoding TetR/AcrR family transcriptional regulator, whose amino-acid sequence MQQELKSELTKQIIVDKAFKIFYENGFKTTSIDKVMKATKLTKGAFYHHYKNKKELGLAVIALKVEKRVCDSMILPLYGDGNPLKILEKTFIHRLKSFSFYDKQHGCPMNNFINEIGDFEVTYQIALKSIVEKWKSALILLIERGQRENTIHKNISSQAVAVYLISAFEGIRGIRKLYNDDSILDEYLSGLTLYLTQIEA is encoded by the coding sequence ATGCAACAAGAGCTAAAGTCTGAACTTACGAAACAAATCATTGTTGATAAGGCATTTAAGATTTTTTACGAGAATGGTTTTAAGACTACAAGTATTGATAAAGTGATGAAAGCTACCAAGCTTACAAAAGGAGCATTCTACCATCATTATAAAAACAAGAAAGAATTAGGCTTAGCTGTTATTGCCCTAAAAGTTGAAAAGCGAGTTTGCGACAGTATGATTTTACCACTATATGGCGATGGAAATCCACTTAAGATTTTGGAAAAAACTTTTATACACCGCTTAAAATCCTTTTCGTTCTATGATAAGCAACATGGTTGCCCCATGAATAATTTCATTAATGAAATAGGTGATTTTGAAGTAACCTATCAAATAGCTTTAAAAAGTATTGTTGAAAAATGGAAATCGGCCTTAATTCTCTTAATTGAAAGAGGTCAAAGAGAGAACACTATCCACAAAAATATTTCTAGCCAAGCCGTAGCAGTGTATTTAATAAGTGCATTTGAAGGCATACGGGGCATCAGAAAACTTTACAATGATGATTCAATTCTAGACGAATATTTATCAGGACTCACCTTGTACCTAACACAAATAGAAGCTTAA